A region of Panicum virgatum strain AP13 chromosome 8N, P.virgatum_v5, whole genome shotgun sequence DNA encodes the following proteins:
- the LOC120685021 gene encoding binding partner of ACD11 1-like → MAVRLGPGYCLRIGVAPAEFCISPPPPPSPSSCTSPNWTIDVSDVRTIKVTNIPLSATAENMKEFFSFSGEIKYVEMRRDSETSQVAYVTFKEFHGADTALLLSGSSMCGDVPVNITPVEDYELPPEAYSSTEPGNSSPGTPTTGAAVGKAEDVVSTMLARGFVLSKDALRRAQTFDGRHHQLLSSATSRVAYLDRRLGLSDKFSVGTAAARGAARGVDERFQVTERARGAFAAAGEVVAGSPYASRGAAWVSAAVGAVARAASDVGAMTMEKVGRAEEEGAAADDGAGGAAEAEQAAHAARVDALDARAGGGARQGDGNDRKDKAV, encoded by the exons atGGCG GTCCGGCTGGGTCCCGGCTACTGCCTGAGGATAGGAGTGGCTCCTGCTGAGTTTTGCatctcaccaccaccaccaccatcaccatcatccTGCACTTCCCCCAATTGGACCATCGACGTCTCGGAC GTCAGAACTATCAAGGTGACCAACATACCGCTCTCGGCAACCGCGGAGAACATGAAGGAGTTCTTCTCCTTCTCCGGCGAGATCAAGTACGTCGAGATGCGAAG GGACTCGGAGACGTCTCAGGTAGCTTATGTCACCTTCAAGGAGTTCCATGGAGCGGACACTGCTCTGCTCCTCTCC GGATCAAGCATGTGTGGCGATGTTCCTGTGAACATCACACCGGTGGAAGACTATGAGCTGCCTCCGGAAGCCTACTCCAGCACAGAA CCCGGGAACAGCTCGCCGGGGACGCCGACGACCGGGGCGGCGGTGGGGAAGGCGGAGGACGTGGTGAGCACGATGCTGGCGAGGGGCTTCGTGCTGAGCAAGGACGCGCTGCGGCGCGCGCAGACCTTCGACGGGCGGCACCACCAGCTGCTGTCGTCGGCGACGTCGCGGGTGGCGTACCTGGACCGCCGGCTCGGGCTCAGCGACAAGTTCAGcgtcggcacggcggcggcccgcggcgcggcgcgcggcgtggacGAGCGGTTCCAGGTCACGGAGCGCGCCCGGGGCGCGTtcgccgccgcgggggaggTCGTGGCGGGGTCCCCCTACGCGTCGCGCGGCGCCGCGTGGGtgtcggcggcggtgggcgccgTGGCCAGGGCCGCGTCCGACGTCGGCGCCATGACCATGGAGAAGGTGGGCAgggccgaggaggagggcgcggccgcggacgacggcgccggcggcgcggcggaggcggagcaggcggcgcacgCGGCGCGCGTCGACGCGCTGGACGCGCGTGCAGGCGGCGGGGCTCGGCAAGGAGATGGAAATGACCGCAAGGATAAGGCAGTGTAG